TTTAGCTTGAATTTGTTTAGAAAATACGTTCATTATCAAAAATAGCATCggacattattatttttgttaaagtgCAATAAAAAGGCGGCAAGATTGCGTCCAAAATGCAAGGCGTTAGCGCTCCGCGGGAGCCTACGCAACCCGTGATGAGCACTAGCTCTACAATCCTAAATATGAGAGAAAAGGAGAAATACATCGAAGATTTCGACTTTCCCTTCTGTGACGAGTCTTCAAAGTACGAAAAAGTCGCGAAAATCGGTCAAGGAACGTTCGGAGAAGTGTTCAAAGCTCGCGCGAGGAACAGCAACAAAAAATTCGTCGCTATGAAAAAAGTGCTCATGGACAATGAAAAAGAAGGTTTTCCTATCACAGCATTGCGAGAAATCAAGATCCTTCAGCTTCTAAAACACGAGAACGTAGTAAACTTGATAGAAATATGCCGTACGAAGGCGACATTGCATAATAAATACCGATCAACATTTTACTTAGTTTTCGACTTCTGTGAGCACGATTTAGCTGGTTTACTGTCCAATGTGAACGTGAAATTCAGTTTGGGTGAGATTAAGAAGGTTATGCAGCAGTTACTGAATGGTTtatactacatacatagtaaTAAGATCTTGCACAGAGACATGAAGGCAGCCAATGTATTGATCACCAAGAATGGCATCCTAAAACTGGCTGACTTCGGTCTAGCTAGAGCATTCAGCCTGGCGAAGTCCGGACAAGTCAATAAATACACAAACAGAGTGGTCACTCTGTGGTACAGACCTCCTGAACTACTTTTGggtatgtattttttacttgATATTAAAAgcgtacccttagtatgagtttgctttacgtttaaagtaatcgaaatgagagtgtgttcagtgctctgattggccggctcgaataaaccaaccaatcagagtgctagATGTGATCTCGTTATATGTAAAATAAGCTCATAATAAGCCCTCTAACAATAAACAATCAgtgcaaactcatactaatgttATTGAATAATGAAGTTTCTTGTTATCATTATTACAAATTAATCTCCTGATTGATTTTAATCATGGAGACCAGTCTAACTACAATAACCTTCTATGTAAGAGATAtttagtgcacaagtgtgtgcgcaaacacagctGCACCCTCTTTTCCCTCACTCAAAACTTGGGATTATATCATGGTATTTTATGGGTTTATGTCATGGGATATTATGGATTTATTTCATGGGATATCATGGATTTATTTCATGGGATATTGTGGgattatatcattttattttatgggatTATCTCATGGTATATTATGGCATTATATCAAGGAATAGTATGGGATTATATCCGTCCACTGCTgtacataggcctccccaatgacttccagataggctaaTTAGAAGCCTGCAttgcactcagagtcatttaatggttatttaacccagtccttagcaattgttttccatacaaaatcgttactaaagaatactttaagtaagcattaaatgactctgagtgtggcagtcaGTGTCTCTTGTTCCCTGAAAATTTCTTattagtagcatggagtctggaactgtgcccagtatatggcaataggtaataaaacgctataaatggtttgcaatcaactgacgttttataataaacaatatacaaggAGTTTACTTATCACATATAAGGAGTTTAACAATTGATaggtctacatacatatattattttgttacatatatttaacaccctgacctaacaaaataatctaaattctctctaaaacaatattataatctgttttaaaaaacataatattatttaacaaaactctGGTAAAACTGGTGAAAAAGTCTCATTAACTGGGTAAATCCCTTAGTCGCAAGCCCGACTCTATAATGTACTTCACCTTCACAAAAGATAGCCCTTGATATTTTCACAATATCCAACTAGGAACTTCTTCTTCGCTTTTTTatctcattttttatttttcttttttacgtgGACCATAACTGGACTGCCAAATATTTGCAACTTTGGCTTTCTGCCCGTCCATAATTCATAAAGAGTTGTATTCTCTTTAATACCTGCTGTTGACTGTGTTTACAGGCTCTGCCCATAGACATTTCTCAAACTGAGCATCGAATAGGAAACAACGAGTTTTCTCAACTCAATCTGTTGTACCTTTCACTTACTCCATATTGCTCTGGTGTATAACTGTTTCTTTCTGATGAACTATACCACATTTCCTCAAATAATTTTCCATCTCAGAAAATAGGCTGTGTACATCCTGCTAAAGTCATCTATAAACAATAGGTAATATCTGGCTTTACCTAGTGACATTTGCTTACACTTTGAGGGAATGGTAACCTAGTTTGTTTCCTTTCGCAACAAACTGTGCAACTGGCTTTGTTAGAGCCGCACTTCTCATCAAAACTCACACCGAAACGTCTATGCCAAGtattattcaatacttttactGCAGCTGTCGTCAACACTTGCTCACTCTTCACACAATCTTTAGCTCGCCAATACAATCATTCTGTGAGTTATAAATCAAACAACCATGTTGAATAAATTCATATTCTACTCACTGATAGTAAATTCCTGGTGAGGTTAGACACATGttacaaaacattgtttaatcTGTAAGAGTCTCCTGAGCATTTATCAATCTCCTTAATCTTGAGTTGATAACAAACATTCTGACAAAAAATTCTTGTTGGAAACCATATGAGTACTTGCGCCGGAATTGTTGTTGTATCACTATGGCTACTGGTAGTAGCGCTACCAACACCACCACTGACAGTCCTCGTCAACGAATTTTCGGTTTCCGTTTCCGCTGCTACCGCCGTACTGTCATTGATACTGTGATTGTTGAATTCTGTAACCGCTGCCATATTATATGATGCTTCTTTCAGCGATGAATGCACCTTCCGACTTAACTGCAAAACTCGTATCCAACACTTTTATCTTCATAGCGTCCTGGAACCACGGATGCCTCACGAACTTCTCCAGTAATCCAACTAACATGAGCGATCCCATCCATTGGTCGTTAATTTCAAAACCAGTTCCTTTCAGTTTCTGTGCCGTTTCAAATAGCTGGCTAACATAGCTGGTCAGTTTAAAATGTCGACTAATTACTTAGTAAACATACCGAAGTTAAAAGTtcgtgaaaatataattttatttcgtatctgggcccataacctaataaaacgctataaatggtttgcaatcaactgacgttttataataaacaatatacaaggAGTTTACTTATCACATATAAGGAGTTTAACAATTGATaggtctacatacatatattattttgttacatatatttaacaagaggctcacccctattacatggtacttataacataaatggtaaaaaagtgagtgtatattatataccagcattacatgccgttaagtgcacctctacctaatccttccgggataaaaggcatatttttaatatctctatgatcaaatcaaatcaaatcactttaatgcatccatagtgtctatactaatattatatagctgaagtgtttgtttgtttgaacgcgctaatctccggaactactagtccgaattgaataattctttttgtgttggatagtgcatttatcgaggaaagctataggctataaaaagtcacgctatgaccaataagagccgagcagagcgggtgaaaccgcgcggaagtagctagtgtgtTCTAtaatgcaataaagtattgagtattgagtataaatttatacagtaatatgttccaactatgggccctatGATCATGTTACTTACTTAACAGGTCCACTCAtgctgttgtggttctttcctcaaaagaccactacagaatcaacttgcacggttctccgacatctctaattgattttgtctggactttaaaagagactatgacctctgagtttgtttcggcatttcttctcagaatagtccgataggaaatgccgacctcatctagttattttgtattagttacattgtaactattactactacttttatttatttataaagctttTAATTCCATTAATTAGTACATTTAAGTTTAGTTAGTAATCTTGtcctatattaaattaaatggatCCCTTTTGGGTATAAGCCTCCTCCATTTTCTTCCACTGTTCCTTGTCTAGTCCGAGTCGCCACCAGCTTTTTCCTGCCACTTCAATGATGTCATCTACCCATCTTTTCTTAGGTCTTCCAACATTTCTCTTCCCTAATGGTCCTGTCCATAATGTTGTTTTTGAAGTCCACCTTTTGTCTTTGTATCTGGTAATGTGGCCTGCCCACTGCCATTTCAACTTTAAGGCGTGTTGACGCGCGTCTGTCACTTGTGTCTTTTTTCTAATTACTTCACTTCTTATTTTAtcaagttttttaaattttagcaTATTTCTCTCCATAGCGCGTTGTgttgttgtaattttatttttgatgttgTTAGTGAAGGTCCATGTTTGGCATCCATATACTAAGCTAGGCGGAATGCGTGTATCCATTACAATCTTTTTTAGAGCCATATTGTAATTGCctttcataatttctttttgtgaCCAAAAACTTTTCCAGGAGCAGTTTAATCTTCACTCCACCTCTTTTTCTTTGTTGTACTGGCTGAATGATATCTGTTTGCCGAGGTATATTATGCTTCGACATAGTCAATTTGGTTATTGCTGTCTATCCATATTGTCTTTTTAGGGCCATTTGTCATCACTTTGGTTTTGCTTGTATTTAGTTGTAGTCCGACCTTATTGCTTTCTTTACTTAGGTTTTGAATCATCTGTTGTAGCTCTAAGGCTGACTTTGCAAAGATAACAATATCATCTGCGAACCTGAGGTGACTTAAATGTTTATCAGTTATCCATATACCTTGTTTACTCCAGCTGATGTTTTGGAATATATCCTCCAGGACTGCAATGAACAATTTTGGAGACAGAGGGTCTCCTTGCCTGACTCCTCTTTCTATAGATATCTTATCTCCCTTACTTGCTAGTTTTATTATGCTTGAGCTGTTTGTATATATATTTCTTAATATGGTTATATATTTTTCCTCCACATTGCAAGAGCGTAGTGCTTTCCATATGGAAGAATGTGATATGCTATCGAAGGCTTTAGAGTAATCGATGAAGCCAAGATATAGGGGTTGGTTATACTctttaaatttttcaataacTTGTTCTAGAGAATGTATATGGTCGATTGTAGAATATCCTGAGCGGAAACCTGCCTGTTCGATTGGCTGTTTGCTGTCAATCTTTTCTGAGATTCTTGACAGTATCACTGAAGCAAATAGTTTGTATGTGCTGGGAAGAAGGCTTATTGGCCTGTAATTCTCAATGTCTAGTGGGTTGCCTTTTTTGTAAAGAAGGACAATGTCTGATTCGCACCATTGGCGCGGTACAATACCAGCTAAATTACTAATACtactatttgcaaaataaatatcatttatcattaacttCTCTTCACCAGGTGATCGAAACTACGGTCCGCCAGTGGACATGTGGGGCGCAGGTTGTATCATGGCAGAAATGTGGACTCGGTCCCCAATCATGCAAGGCCCGACTGAACAGCAGCAGCTGATCCTCATCTCTCAACTCTGCGGCTCCTGCACCCCTGATGTGTGGCCAGGAGTTGAGAATCTAGACCTGTACAATAAGATGGAGCTTCCTAAAGGTCAGAAGCGGAAGGTTAAGGAACGGTTGAAGCCTTATGTTAAGGATCCTTACGGCTGTGATCTGCTGGATAAACTTTTGCAGTTGGATCCTGCGAAGAGGTgagattatttttacataatttgttaTACATAGCTAAGAATAGTAGTTTTTCGGTCTGTTTCTTGAGGTATTGACACATCATGATCACATTAACACCCTATAAGTGGCTTTggagaagttttgagcattaatcaccacacttgcttgatgcgggttggcgatttcaaacttataaatagaaattataagctcaggtttctttacaatgttttccttcaccatttatcGGTGGTGTCTAAGTTACCTTGGAAAGTACACatactcggaaaaagtcacattgatggtaagcaatcgccgccgcccatggactcctgaaacaccagaggcgttacaagtgcgttaccggccttttgggggttagaaattttagGCTTGTTgtgaaatcggggattggaaagactgggaaggggagtaattgggtctccggtaacctcactcacacaacgaaacacaacgcaagtgttgtttcacacCGGTTATCTGCGAAACCGTGGTTTCACATAAATCATTCAGTCTTCCACACTCAAAGTAATTTTTACTACCAAAATTTACAACAACACCTTAGTAACTAAATGCATCATTCACTTCCAGATACGATGCAGATACAGCCTTAAACCATGACTTCTTCTGGACTGACCCCATGCCGTGTGACCTCGCTAACATGTTAGCTCAGCACACGCAGAGCATGTTTGAGTACCTGGCTCCACCGCGCAGGCCTGGCCACCTCCGTCACCACCACCATGTAGCTGGGGCTCAGGCGAAGCCAACGCAGCCTGTCCAGGACTCTGGGTACCAAGACCGTGTGTTCTGAAGTGTGAAAGTTATGTGACAGTCTTATTATTAGGTCTTTATCTGTTTTTAGTGAATTTAATGAATTTAGTCTTCttgatattcaaaattaaagtcaaaattgattatttcacttttgaatgtcaaagcaaatatacaatactagctatttctgcgcggtttcacccgctctgctcggctcctattggtcatagcgtgatgttttatagcctatagctttccccgataaatgcactacccaacacaaaaataattattcaaatcagaccagtagtttcggacaTTAGCCCGTTcaaccaaataaacaaacaaactcttcagctttataatattagctttatagtattagtatagataaaacaaaatgtctgtcggacagtcctctagttgctctatttgctcgttccaaagtgtagattcctatggagaagaacaagcaagaaactccataggttactctttttcaattcTTAACCTTCTTCTTAGCTATGTGATTTTGCTACACcaaatcataaattattttgtcatgtaaTAGCTATCGTGCTAAATCTTAGTTTCACAGCTAAAGACCTAGTATTAGACTATTATTAAATGAATCTGAGACTGAATTTATAAAGCGGTGAGTCGAATTTTGTAGCATTGTTATCATATAATTGTATTCATTAGTCCGTGGCCTAAGTAAAGTAAAAGaaatcactcatatgacttaaatgagactacaagtagtactcgtccacagaagcataataaattaaatgtgcaTATGTGAGAATTATGCAGAATCATTACAactcataacacaaatggtagaacttactaaaggtacgcgtccacaggcccgcatcgtacgcattgcacgcaacggactttagtttgtcttgtatagaaactcatacaactgcgtccactgatccgcatcgttacgaaccgcatcatcggcaatttttttacatttgatgggtcgacgtttggccactatctcgcctgatggtaagtgatgatgcggcctacgatggagcacgtctgcccataagcaatctattcactcgggccttgaagacacccaggttatacccatcaggaaacacagactccggcaaagaattccactccctagcagttcgcacaaggaagcttgaagcctacatgcgatgcgtactgatgacgtcatacggaatgcgtacgatgcgtgcgatgcgggcctgtagacgcttacctttaatcaGTGTCAGTCAGTATGTCAGTTTCTACTGGTTATACATAGCTTGATATTATGTAACCAtgtgtatataatatatgtactaTTGTTGTATGTATATGCAGTATGCATTGTagatagcaaaataaaaaaatatagtttagatAATGAATGATGTTGATATgttgtgaaataattaaattacttagttaattttgatttaaatatgtttttgtacctaataaatatgaaatttatttagtttctctCCACTTAAAGGATTATTTCACACGATAATATGATACAAAATTAGATGCAAACATGCTCCTTTGTGAGACACGGATCCTAAACTTGGTACCTATGTATGGTATTATTCCTTTCATTGCAGTTTAAAATACTTGTTTTCGAACATTTCTCCTAATAGTTAATTAATCTATatcctgaaataaaaaaattaaaaaaatagtaaatagaaaaaatccgtgttcaaattaaaaaagaaacgtattcaatcaactaaaaatcacggtttactcagataaattaatggagaaaagctctactagtttcgagtcacagagggactcttcatcatgagcagcgtgcgcagacgcggcgacatcgcgcagcctacgcGACTCTAgagaaaagtccctctgtgacttgaaactagtagagcttttctccattaattaatttgagtcaaccgtgatttttagttaatttagtcaTTATTAAATCAGCATCAGAATACATTGTATACTTAATTGACTATAAGTTATAGTTCCTAagcttgtaaatattataatagaggttaaaaaagaagaaaaaaatgacGCGGAGTAACTACTAACTCACTCATACATTTACacctatgtaatatgtattgtaagattgtaatgttatataaatacctaggtacttgTTATCAATATAAACACTGcctttaatattgtttaaggGATTTtcagtataaatataaacatttttttataaaattaaattgttttattacctCCTGAAGTTTTCTCGGCAGtacagtataaaacaaattcgttatctctgtccctatgtcgctttgtatgcttaaatgtttaaaactacgcaacggattttgatgcggttttttttaacagatagagtgattcaagtaTGCATAATAcatgcacccatgcgaagctggggcgagtCGCTAGTAAAGTATTatcttctcttttttttttaaaaggcgCTAATCGTGCAAACCAGGGTCCACCTGGTTTGCATGGCTGGCGCAGTGACTAGGTAaacggctgccacgcaacgtctagcgggttcgatgcccgcacggaacaactttgtgtgatccacaaattgttgttccgggcctgggtatcatgtgtatgtgaaataagaaagtttgtatgttgtatattgtaaacgcacccaggatacagaagaaaattctagtgcaagcaacgttttaaaataaaagaaaaaggacAAAAAATCGGTAAGTGTCAGTGTGTGAACGTCATGTAAAAGGAAACAAACCATTCATGCTTGCTGAGACCAAAAAATCcgtaataatatgtacatactttgcccgatccgggaattgAAACTGTTTAGAAAGTAAGGAGGTTATCGAATCTTGCAAATACTCTACTAACGatgaaatagtattttaaataaatctatccCTAAGACTAACCATGACAGCACTTTATACGGATACCCAGCGTAAGGTCTTTACCCAAATTTAGGGGAAACGACTTGACagataaaaatctattgaaaagtaaaaagtaagtTGTGAAGCTATACAGTTAATCGTCTCGATTCCTCGAGAGCCCTCAAAATAACGAGTTTTCCAACAGTGAAAGATTTATTCTCATCATTCTAGTTGTTTCGGAGCCTtattaacagaaaaataaacaaatctttcTAGTTGAAatacttttgtcgataaaattaccAAACAAATTGTTAAgttgtttttgagggggaaaatcatccaatgtcttctctcgccttgggcgaggctaaaGGGAGAGAGTcggactcttaatgactaaaaaccaccccgtgtcTACTCCAACTTTTCcagctagagccccggtaaacccgctaggtaattcGCAGCTTCAGATCAGTAGGGGACGtaggggaggtaggggagggatgggcagtcGGGAGACATGGGCACCCCCCTTTTATTCTGATCCTGTCATAGGCTTTTcgtttttcttaatttggtagTTTACTTTACCGTCTGGCAAAACTGGTTATCCATAGACTATCTGTTATTTCcatcagttgtcaaacacaaacacatttaaaGATTATGCgctcgtaaaagtaaatattttgatgtggATTCGGATCGTAATACAGAGAAAAGTAACGAaaggtatgtgtattttttaatatatatctattgtatatttactaactaataaattaaactaaaattcacgtttcaatacttatacaaaaaaaaaaaaatgccggtaaattgtgttgaaaatgtgtacagagggagcaatgggcattcggatgtgagggaggtttgggcatgtccaatgctctcttctttatattgcgtacaggaggtcttttgaaaattataattacctgctttaattaaactatttgaactatttttaattacagaaagaTGCCGATTTAATTCAAAAAGAAAGGTTTGCGACGAGAAATTCCCAAAAATTTGATATTACGAGCCATAGAAGAGGTATCaaaaggatcaaaaataaaaacaacagctgataaataaaaatataagcctttatgggttataactaatttaagataagtcgtgatatattttttgttgttattgcgtttatttttggagtctatTATAGATGTTATCACGTGTTTAACAGGCCATGCCCAAGCCTCCCTCAGGGTGTGCCCAATGCTCCCTACCATAGGGAGCCTTGGGcacttttgacttaatttttcaattgcctcctaattaggagactgattattattataagaaagttctttataagatatctagccaaaagtatggagcaataggaagtggcaataaatgtagattatctacaaaatctgactttttatgcattaaattgtgaaaaagtgcccatccctcccctacctcccttaTAGGATCTTGAAAGAATGTAGGGACAAATAGTTTTCAAGACTTGACAGCACTGAAATTTGACGTACCAACGAGTCATACATACTGTCAATATGTCATAATATTGTCATTGACATACGTCAACAAGTTGTGAAACAGTGTTGTGTTGTGTATCATATTGCAACGATTTTAaagtgaaaaacaaaataatgaaggtAGAAGCATGTCGCTACATCGAAGATTATCAATTTACCCACTGCGACCTATCCTCTAAATATGAGAAACTCACAAAAATCGGTCAAGGAACCTTCGGAGAAGTATTCAAAGCTCGAGCGAGCACCAACAACTTCGTTGCGATGAAGAAAGTTCTTATGGAGAACGAGAAAGAAGGGTTCCCGATTACTGCGCTGCGTGAAATTAAGATTCTACAATGTCTTAACCACGACAATGTGGTCAATTTGATCGAAGTTTGCCGCACGAAGCCTGGAATCGAGAACAAATACAGATCGACCTTCTATTTAGTTTTTGAGTTTTGTGAACACGATTTGGCTGGTTTACTAGCTAATCCGAAGGTGAAATTTACTCTGGGAGAGATCAAGAAGGTGATGCAACAGTTACTAAATGCATTATACTACATACATTGCAATAAAATACTGCATCGGGACATGAAGCCTTCAAACGTGTTGATCACAAAGAATGGTACTTTGAAGCTGACTGACTTCGGTCTATCGAGGGCGTATAGCGCGCCACAGACTGGCAAAGCCAACAGATACACAAATAGAGTGGTCACGCTGTGGTACAGGCCTCCGGAGTTACTTTTGGGTGAGTTCTcgacaaaaaagtttttatgtaacCTACTTTTTGCACTAAGTAAGTTGAAGGTAGTCATTAAAAGTTCTTGTAATCTTATTAAAAATCTCACTTATTATCTCATTGCAAGCTTCTATTAATTCTTTGATTATTATAAacagttttcaaataaataagtttcaccAATATACTAAACTTGCTATCTATTTTTCGTACTaagatgaaatattttgtatttgatttttaGGGTACCCTCTTTTCTAATTTATAGTGTGTGTAGTCACAAATTAGTCAATTAAATTGGtcagtaaattaatttgatttggtattattgatttaaatatgaATGGTAAGCCTAGAATGAGTCATAATATTGACAGGTTCAAACATGTCTCTTGTTGGAAATATCAACACATTGTGTAACATGATTTCGCATAAAAATGACTCaagtaatgttatttaattcaatgtttccttatttttattataatcatatcTTATTCAGACAGGCAGTAGATACAACTGATATGTGCCTGTATCTTATTTGTCAAGATTGTT
This is a stretch of genomic DNA from Spodoptera frugiperda isolate SF20-4 chromosome 24, AGI-APGP_CSIRO_Sfru_2.0, whole genome shotgun sequence. It encodes these proteins:
- the LOC118278811 gene encoding cyclin-dependent kinase 9, which codes for MQGVSAPREPTQPVMSTSSTILNMREKEKYIEDFDFPFCDESSKYEKVAKIGQGTFGEVFKARARNSNKKFVAMKKVLMDNEKEGFPITALREIKILQLLKHENVVNLIEICRTKATLHNKYRSTFYLVFDFCEHDLAGLLSNVNVKFSLGEIKKVMQQLLNGLYYIHSNKILHRDMKAANVLITKNGILKLADFGLARAFSLAKSGQVNKYTNRVVTLWYRPPELLLGDRNYGPPVDMWGAGCIMAEMWTRSPIMQGPTEQQQLILISQLCGSCTPDVWPGVENLDLYNKMELPKGQKRKVKERLKPYVKDPYGCDLLDKLLQLDPAKRYDADTALNHDFFWTDPMPCDLANMLAQHTQSMFEYLAPPRRPGHLRHHHHVAGAQAKPTQPVQDSGYQDRVF
- the LOC118278885 gene encoding cyclin-dependent kinase 9; amino-acid sequence: MKVEACRYIEDYQFTHCDLSSKYEKLTKIGQGTFGEVFKARASTNNFVAMKKVLMENEKEGFPITALREIKILQCLNHDNVVNLIEVCRTKPGIENKYRSTFYLVFEFCEHDLAGLLANPKVKFTLGEIKKVMQQLLNALYYIHCNKILHRDMKPSNVLITKNGTLKLTDFGLSRAYSAPQTGKANRYTNRVVTLWYRPPELLLGERNYGPPIDMWGVGCIMAEMWIPTPIMQGATEQQQLTLISQLCGSITPDVWPGVENLSLYSKMELPKGQKRKVKERLKPYVRDPYACDLLDKMLQLDPSKRCGTEAALNHDFFWTDPMPCDLANMLAQHKQSMFEYYHRKRPNEGHMRQAQAKRFKPTQDTGYQDRVY